From a region of the Anaerolineales bacterium genome:
- a CDS encoding tyrosine-type recombinase/integrase, with product MTDLPETLPLFSQEPSDSEEEKQYGLRADVSLSAAIKAWGEALEAAGRSIHTVKAFTGDLRLAAKYVGAGTAIADIGTHDLLNFLDWMLNKRGVSCSPKTYARRITSIKSFFRWLEETGVIREDPAAPVPQQSVLSPLPDVLTPDELDEVLEAAGAMRHAEKPDARPYTLLALLLETGIKKSECLNIHLNHIDPKAVDGPILFVRYGDVRKRYKERKLELSHEWISTYQEYLRQYDPKEKLFPWSPRRLEYLLEDVGEAAGLDKHLSFDMCRWTAALRDYQSGLDKDRIRQKLGVSKIQFREVGNKLHRLAESEGWVIEG from the coding sequence ACTCGGAAGAGGAGAAACAGTACGGCTTACGTGCGGACGTCAGCCTGAGCGCAGCCATCAAGGCCTGGGGGGAAGCCCTGGAAGCGGCCGGACGCTCGATCCACACCGTCAAAGCCTTCACCGGCGATCTGCGTCTGGCGGCGAAGTACGTCGGCGCGGGAACGGCGATCGCCGACATCGGCACGCACGACTTGCTCAACTTCCTGGATTGGATGCTCAACAAGCGCGGCGTCTCTTGCAGTCCGAAAACCTACGCGCGCCGGATTACCTCGATAAAGTCGTTCTTCCGCTGGCTCGAGGAAACGGGCGTCATCCGCGAAGATCCGGCCGCCCCCGTACCGCAGCAATCGGTGCTCAGCCCCTTGCCGGACGTGCTCACGCCGGATGAACTGGATGAAGTGCTCGAAGCCGCCGGGGCGATGCGCCACGCCGAAAAGCCGGACGCACGACCCTACACCCTCCTGGCGCTGCTGCTCGAGACGGGGATCAAGAAAAGCGAATGCCTCAACATCCATCTCAATCACATCGATCCCAAAGCGGTGGATGGGCCGATCCTCTTCGTGCGCTACGGGGACGTGCGCAAACGTTACAAGGAGCGCAAGCTCGAACTTAGCCACGAATGGATCAGCACCTATCAGGAATACCTGCGGCAGTACGATCCCAAGGAGAAACTCTTCCCCTGGTCGCCCCGGCGCCTGGAATACCTGCTCGAAGACGTCGGCGAGGCGGCCGGCCTGGACAAACATCTTTCATTCGACATGTGCCGCTGGACCGCCGCCCTGCGCGATTACCAATCGGGTTTGGACAAGGATCGCATCCGCCAGAAATTGGGGGTTTCGAAAATTCAGTTCCGCGAGGTGGGCAATAAATTACATCGCCTGGCGGAGTCTGAGGGCTGGGTTATAGAAGGGTAA
- a CDS encoding DUF47 family protein, with amino-acid sequence MGIFSRKKKRDRFVKLILKQSEFAVEGIETLLEYLKQPNEALAEKLTLIEKEADEVRRILIDELNRTFVTPIDREDIFALSLTVDDVLDYAESTIEEMHLLDVKPNTYLERIVSLLSQAARELCLAVERIEDHPNVANDHAVRAKALENRVETVYREAIADLFRMPRDIEHVVEMLKLREVYRHLSNAADRGDAAANVIGDIVVKMM; translated from the coding sequence ATGGGAATCTTTTCCAGGAAGAAGAAACGCGATCGCTTCGTGAAATTGATCCTCAAGCAGTCCGAGTTCGCCGTCGAAGGCATCGAGACTTTGCTGGAGTATCTCAAACAACCCAACGAGGCACTCGCCGAAAAACTGACCTTGATCGAGAAGGAAGCCGACGAAGTGCGGCGTATTTTGATCGACGAACTCAACCGCACTTTCGTCACGCCCATCGACCGTGAGGACATCTTTGCGCTCTCGCTGACCGTCGACGACGTGCTGGATTACGCCGAATCGACCATCGAGGAGATGCACCTGCTCGACGTCAAGCCCAACACCTATTTGGAGCGCATCGTGTCGCTGCTATCACAAGCGGCGCGGGAACTGTGTCTGGCGGTGGAGCGCATCGAGGACCACCCCAACGTGGCCAACGACCACGCCGTGCGGGCGAAGGCCCTGGAAAATCGCGTCGAGACGGTGTACCGCGAGGCCATTGCCGACCTCTTCCGCATGCCGCGCGACATCGAACACGTGGTCGAAATGCTCAAATTGCGCGAGGTCTACCGTCACCTGTCGAACGCCGCCGACCGGGGCGACGCCGCCGCAAATGTGATCGGGGACATCGTGGTGAAGATGATGTAG